One window of Cupriavidus oxalaticus genomic DNA carries:
- a CDS encoding Ldh family oxidoreductase, with product MTSRTIRRTADQLTHWTAAIFEACGVASGHAHEAAAGLVRSELRGYRTHGLTRVPSYVERLRAGDFNPRPRMSHRAFPGGIVLDADGAMGQVAAPHAVRLGLQALEHSASVLVAVQSCGHLGALGLPALQAAETGAFCMVGQRTPPMLGMEGFARPALGHNPIAFGCPLPGAAPIVFDVACSVAARGHILLAARAGKPIPEGWALDADGQPTTDARRALEGSLLPMGGHKGIGIAMMVECLAGAMAATADSLSPERNTVSGAGAVGRQGGFVWLVKPEAFAGQQLFADYMAQWTGNYLAAGGADARLPGHRGDLLEREGRQHGIALPDALARELDTLGQALGIPLPG from the coding sequence ATGACGAGCCGTACCATCCGTCGCACTGCAGACCAGCTCACGCACTGGACCGCGGCCATCTTCGAAGCGTGCGGCGTGGCGTCCGGCCATGCGCACGAGGCCGCCGCCGGGCTGGTGCGCAGCGAGCTGCGCGGCTACAGGACCCATGGCCTGACCCGGGTGCCGTCCTACGTCGAGCGCCTGCGCGCGGGCGACTTCAACCCGCGTCCGCGGATGTCGCATCGCGCCTTCCCGGGCGGGATCGTGCTCGATGCCGATGGCGCCATGGGCCAGGTTGCGGCGCCGCACGCGGTGCGGCTGGGCCTGCAGGCGCTCGAGCACAGCGCCAGCGTGCTGGTCGCGGTGCAGTCGTGCGGCCACCTGGGCGCGCTGGGCCTGCCGGCCCTGCAGGCCGCCGAGACCGGCGCCTTCTGCATGGTCGGCCAGCGCACTCCGCCGATGCTGGGCATGGAAGGCTTTGCCCGCCCGGCGCTGGGCCACAACCCCATCGCTTTCGGCTGCCCGCTGCCGGGCGCGGCGCCGATCGTGTTCGACGTGGCCTGCAGCGTCGCCGCGCGCGGCCATATCCTGCTGGCCGCGCGCGCAGGCAAACCCATCCCGGAAGGCTGGGCGCTCGATGCCGACGGCCAGCCCACCACCGATGCCAGGCGCGCGCTGGAGGGCTCGCTGCTGCCCATGGGCGGGCACAAGGGCATCGGCATCGCCATGATGGTGGAATGCCTGGCCGGCGCCATGGCCGCCACCGCCGACTCGCTGTCGCCGGAGCGCAATACCGTCTCCGGTGCCGGCGCGGTCGGCCGCCAGGGCGGCTTTGTCTGGCTGGTCAAACCCGAGGCCTTCGCCGGCCAGCAGCTCTTTGCCGACTACATGGCGCAATGGACCGGCAACTACCTTGCCGCCGGCGGTGCCGACGCGCGCCTACCCGGCCATCGCGGCGACCTGCTCGAGCGCGAAGGGCGCCAGCACGGCATTGCCTTGCCCGATGCCTTAGCGCGGGAGCTGGACACGCTCGGCCAGGCGCTGGGCATCCCCCTGCCCGGGTAA
- a CDS encoding GntR family transcriptional regulator has product MTKLSSVSDAIIRSIESGALREGDRLPSEGELATFHGVSVGTVQKALARLTHSGLITREQGRGTFVSGTRVAPADVRYLRFRDEQGNELPSYVHARSVKRVKRQGPWSEFLGGDGCVRIERVISVGGRLDLYSEFWMRDEDFAQLGGLDREALEKNLRELIGQRLSLPTLRVDQWIRFGPAPATAAREIGLEPDAPAFIMELRGYTLRDQPLYYQSVYAAPFSERLMIVREKST; this is encoded by the coding sequence ATGACCAAACTTAGCAGCGTCTCCGACGCCATCATCCGCTCCATCGAGTCCGGCGCCCTGCGCGAAGGCGACCGGCTGCCCTCCGAGGGCGAGCTGGCCACCTTCCACGGGGTCAGCGTGGGCACGGTGCAGAAGGCGCTGGCGCGGCTGACGCACTCGGGGCTGATCACGCGCGAGCAGGGCCGCGGCACCTTTGTCTCGGGCACCCGGGTGGCGCCGGCCGACGTGCGCTACCTGCGCTTTCGCGACGAGCAGGGCAACGAGCTGCCGTCCTATGTGCACGCCCGCTCGGTCAAGCGCGTCAAGCGCCAGGGTCCCTGGTCCGAATTCCTCGGCGGCGATGGCTGCGTGCGCATCGAGCGCGTCATCAGCGTGGGCGGGCGCCTGGACCTGTACAGCGAGTTCTGGATGCGCGACGAAGACTTCGCCCAGCTCGGCGGCCTGGACCGCGAGGCGCTGGAGAAGAACCTGCGCGAGCTGATCGGCCAGCGCCTGTCGCTGCCGACGCTGCGCGTGGACCAGTGGATCCGCTTCGGGCCGGCCCCCGCCACGGCGGCGCGCGAGATCGGGCTGGAACCCGACGCGCCGGCCTTCATCATGGAGCTGCGCGGCTACACGCTGCGCGACCAGCCGCTCTACTACCAGTCGGTCTATGCCGCCCCGTTCTCGGAGCGCCTGATGATTGTCAGGGAGAAGTCAACATGA